The following are from one region of the Capsicum annuum cultivar UCD-10X-F1 chromosome 1, UCD10Xv1.1, whole genome shotgun sequence genome:
- the LOC107871449 gene encoding cytoplasmic tRNA 2-thiolation protein 1 — protein sequence MDKRTKPKGRLCTLCNVNRAALKRPKTLEQICRECFYTVFEDEIHRVILDNHLFKPGERIAIGASGGKDSTVLAYVMSELNRRHNYGLDLFLLSVDEGITGYRDDSLETVKRNEIQYGLPLKVVSYSELYGWTMDEIVKLIGLKNNCTFCGVFRRQALDRGAALLKVDKLVTGHNADDIAETVLLNILRGDIARLSRCTSIITGEDGPIPRCKPFKYTYEKEIVMYAYFKKLDYFSTECIYSPNAYRGFAREFIKDLERLRPRAILDIIKSGEDFRISTSTKMPEQGTCERCGYISSQKWCKACVLLEGLNRGLPKLGIGQSRGINSERNTNMKQANGTQNLQSKQCGSLDF from the exons ATGGATAAGCGAACGAAGCCAAAGGGCCGATTGTGCACACTCTGTAATGTAAACCGCGCCGCCCTCAAGCGCCCTAAAACCCTTGAACAA ATATGCAGGGAGTGTTTTTATACGGTGTTTGAAGATGAGATTCATAGGGTTATACTTGATAATCACCTTTTCAAGCCTGGGGAACGCATAGCTATTGGAGCTTCCGGTGGAAAAG ATTCAACAGTGCTTGCATATGTAATGTCAGAGTTGAACCGTAGACACAACTATGGACTGGATCTCTTCTTACTATCAGTGGATGAAGGCATAACTGGTTACAGGGATGACTCTCTTGAAACAGTGAAAAGAAATGAAATACAG TATGGACTTCCTTTAAAAGTAGTTTCCTACAGTGAATTGTATGGGTGGACAATGGATGAAATAGTGAAATTGATAGGCTTGAAGAACAACTGTACATTTTGTGGTGTTTTTCGTCGACAG GCCCTTGATCGAGGTGCTGCATTGCTAAAGGTAGATAAGCTTGTTACCGGACATAATGCAGATGATATTGCTGAAACAgtccttttaaatattttacgaGGTGATATTGCAAG GTTAAGTAGATGCACATCGATAATTACCGGAGAAGATGGGCCAATACCGAGATGCAAGCCCTTCAAATACACATATGAGAAGGAAATTGTCAT GTATGCATACTTTAAAAAGCTGGACTACTTCTCTACAGAAT GTATTTACTCCCCTAATGCTTACCGTGGCTTTGCTCGTGAGTTCATTAAAGATTTAGAAAGGCTGAG ACCAAGAGCCATTCTTGACATCATCAAATCAGGTGAAGACTTTCGGATCTCCACCTCTACAAAAATGCCAGAACAAGGAACTTGTGAAAGATGTGGTTATATATCGAGCCAG AAATGGTGCAAAGCATGTGTCTTGCTCGAGGGCCTCAATCGTGGTTTACCAAAATTAGGCATAGGGCAAAGTCGGGGGATCAATagtgaacgtaataccaacatgAAACAAGCTAATGGAACACAAAATTTACAAAGCAAGCAGTGTGGAAGTTTGGACTTCTGA
- the LOC107871458 gene encoding protein MOS2 codes for MKLSFSLSSKPSSTLRNRPPPSSSQTFSGEDPHRNSSNSTVKEYVTEYDPSKAPASSTKDTLIIPPKQNEWRPIKRMKNLDLPLQPDSSAADQPLQFEIDSGCSVEPAADGISYGLNVRQSENPNPNQNVNVNTNTKQMIDPMLHKFKEDLKRLPEHNGIDEYTDMPVEGYGAALLKGYGWVEGRGIGRNAKEDVKVVEYKRWTAKEGIGFIPEVPKPSSKGEGSVNVDKSDCNMGKKGLYVGKEVRVVRGKEMGMKGIVLEVKSGGDSVVLKLGRRGEEVKLQARDVAELGSVEEERCLRKLSELKIREEKSNLDGARKHRDEATTERKKESRRSRDERSDKVSSWLASHIRVRIISKDLKRGRLYLKKGEIMDVVGPTSCDICMDETRELIQGVDQELLETALPKRGGPVLVLYGRHKGVYGQLVEKDSESETGIVRDGDTKELLKVRLEQIAEYLGDPSYIGY; via the coding sequence ATGAAGCTCtcgttttctctctcttcaaaGCCATCTTCAACCCTCAGAAATCGGCCGCCCCCGTCTTCCTCTCAAACCTTCTCCGGCGAAGATCCCCACCGTAACTCCTCCAACTCCACCGTCAAAGAGTACGTCACCGAATACGACCCTTCCAAAGCTCCGGCGAGTTCCACTAAAGATACACTTATAATTCCCCCAAAACAGAACGAATGGCGCCCTATCAAACGGATGAAAAATCTCGATCTCCCTCTCCAACCCGATTCCTCCGCCGCCGATCAACCGCTTCAATTCGAAATTGATTCCGGATGTTCTGTTGAACCGGCGGCGGATGGAATCAGTTACGGACTCAATGTGCGCCAATCtgaaaaccctaaccctaaccaGAACGTGAACGTGAATACGAACACGAAGCAGATGATTGATCCGATGTTGCATAAGTTTAAGGAGGATTTGAAGAGGTTACCAGAGCACAATGGGATTGATGAGTATACTGATATGCCAGTGGAGGGATATGGAGCTGCTTTATTGAAAGGTTATGGTTGGGTTGAAGGTAGAGGGATAGGTAGGAACGCGAAAGAGGATGTTAAAGTTGTTGAGTATAAAAGGTGGACAGCTAAAGAAGGGATTGGGTTTATACCTGAAGTGCCAAAACCTAGTAGTAAAGGTGAAGGAAGTGTTAACGTGGATAAGAGTGATTGTAATATGGGGAAGAAAGGGTTATATGTTGGGAAGGAAGTGAGGGTAGTGAGAGGAAAGGAAATGGGGATGAAAGGAATAGTTTTGGAGGTGAAAAGCGGTGGGGATTCGGTGGTTTTGAAGCTTGGGAGACGAGGCGAAGAGGTGAAACTTCAGGCACGGGATGTGGCTGAATTGGGTTCAGTGGAGGAAGAGAGGTGCTTGAGGAAGTTGTCAGAATTGAAGATTAGAGAAGAAAAGAGTAATCTTGATGGGGCTAGAAAACATAGAGACGAAGCAACAACGGAGAGGAAAAAGGAAAGCAGAAGAAGTAGAGATGAAAGGAGTGATAAAGTATCTTCTTGGCTTGCCAGTCATATTAGAGTTAGGATTATAAGTAAGGATTTGAAAAGGGGAAGATTGTATCTAAAGAAAGGGGAAATTATGGATGTGGTTGGGCCGACAAGTTGTGATATATGTATGGATGAAACTAGGGAGTTGATACAAGGTGTGGATCAGGAATTGCTTGAGACAGCTCTTCCAAAGCGTGGTGGTCCGGTTCTTGTTCTGTATGGTAGGCACAAAGGTGTGTATGGCCAATTGGTTGAGAAGGATAGTGAAAGTGAGACTGGAATCGTCCGAGATGGTGATACAAAGGAGTTGCTCAAAGTGCGGCTTGAACAAATTGCTGAGTACCTTGGAGATCCGAGCTATATTGGTTATTGA